A genomic region of Ewingella sp. CoE-038-23 contains the following coding sequences:
- a CDS encoding fimbrial biogenesis chaperone, with translation MERWRVTVITAFLLLITTSVQAGIVIGGTRLIYEGNKKEASITVNNPDKVPFLIQSWVDGELVSGQNKAEKAPFLATPPLFRLDAERQNVLRVVRAGGNLPEDRESIFWMNIKSIPYAEKRENTLQIAVKTRIKLIYRPAGIETTPEDAVKNLTWKRTGNSVQITNSSAHYFTFFNVKINGAEIKDVPMVAPYSNASFTLPNNISGNTLSWQYINDYGGTSQSFVQTL, from the coding sequence ATGGAAAGATGGCGAGTTACGGTTATCACAGCATTTTTGCTGCTCATAACCACATCGGTACAAGCAGGGATTGTCATTGGCGGCACACGTCTTATTTACGAAGGTAATAAGAAAGAAGCATCAATCACTGTAAATAATCCTGACAAGGTTCCTTTCCTTATTCAATCCTGGGTAGACGGCGAGCTTGTTTCAGGGCAGAACAAAGCAGAAAAAGCGCCATTTCTCGCTACACCGCCATTATTCCGTCTGGATGCTGAACGGCAGAATGTTTTGCGCGTGGTACGCGCCGGAGGAAATCTGCCGGAGGATAGGGAATCTATATTCTGGATGAATATCAAATCAATTCCTTATGCGGAAAAAAGAGAGAATACACTGCAAATTGCCGTCAAGACGCGGATTAAGTTGATATATAGACCTGCGGGTATCGAAACTACACCTGAAGATGCCGTAAAAAATCTGACATGGAAACGTACGGGAAATTCTGTGCAGATCACCAACTCTTCAGCCCACTATTTCACTTTCTTTAACGTCAAAATTAACGGCGCGGAAATTAAAGATGTCCCAATGGTGGCGCCATATTCAAACGCCAGTTTTACATTACCGAATAATATCTCCGGTAACACCTTAAGCTGGCAATATATCAACGATTATGGCGGCACAAGCCAATCATTTGTTCAGACATTATGA
- a CDS encoding SDR family oxidoreductase, giving the protein MLDKWILVTGGSRGIGRATVLELAKEWNVVFTWQSAEQQSQSLLALCESLPGQVEGIRCDGRNEAAVNDTASQLIQRLGAPYGIIHNAGVTLDALHMFQTSDNWRQVMDTNLNAVFNWNKALLPAMIAQREGAIVMMSSVSGIKGNIGQTAYSASKAAMIGLSRSLAVELGRFGIRVNSLLPGFIDSEMLHSLPKEKMTAIRSLIPMRRLGQPEDIANAVSWLVGEGARYMTGQTLVIDGGLTA; this is encoded by the coding sequence ATGCTGGACAAATGGATCTTGGTCACCGGCGGAAGCCGCGGTATTGGCCGGGCGACGGTTCTCGAGCTGGCGAAAGAGTGGAATGTTGTGTTCACCTGGCAGAGTGCTGAACAGCAAAGCCAATCACTTCTGGCATTGTGCGAGTCATTACCTGGGCAGGTTGAAGGGATTCGCTGTGACGGTCGGAATGAGGCGGCGGTAAATGACACGGCTTCTCAGCTTATTCAACGCCTTGGCGCTCCCTATGGCATCATTCACAACGCGGGCGTTACGCTTGATGCATTGCATATGTTTCAGACATCCGACAACTGGCGACAGGTGATGGATACCAATCTTAATGCCGTGTTCAATTGGAACAAGGCCTTGCTTCCCGCGATGATTGCGCAAAGGGAGGGGGCGATAGTCATGATGTCGTCAGTATCAGGCATTAAAGGCAATATTGGGCAGACGGCTTACAGTGCCAGCAAAGCGGCCATGATCGGCTTGAGCCGCTCTCTCGCAGTAGAGTTAGGCAGGTTTGGCATTCGGGTCAATAGCTTATTACCTGGCTTTATTGATAGTGAAATGCTGCACTCTCTACCCAAAGAGAAAATGACAGCCATTCGCAGCCTCATTCCGATGAGAAGATTGGGGCAACCTGAAGACATTGCCAATGCCGTATCATGGCTGGTCGGCGAGGGTGCCCGTTACATGACAGGCCAGACGTTAGTTATTGACGGCGGCCTTACCGCCTGA
- a CDS encoding fimbrial protein, with protein MSIYCNDLAVYLRGGTSKEQSNGMADGFVKNNANANDGVLYAYVQRKFEMKKNITGLALLVASVISSSAFAIDGTINFKGDVISNPCTVSAASKNLDVQLGKIGTTAFPTSGSLSAAQKFTLVLTGCPSTVTSAKVRFDGTQVAGDNTVLAVATGTGKATGVGIKIYDKDDNPISLYQDSAAYTLKTTANNLDFKARYVSLSSTVTAGAAEGAAQFTIIYQ; from the coding sequence TTGAGCATTTACTGTAATGACTTAGCCGTTTATTTAAGAGGTGGAACCTCTAAAGAACAAAGTAATGGAATGGCAGATGGTTTTGTCAAAAACAATGCGAACGCCAATGACGGCGTCCTCTATGCATATGTTCAAAGGAAATTTGAAATGAAAAAAAATATTACTGGTCTTGCTTTGTTGGTTGCTTCTGTAATCTCTTCTTCAGCTTTCGCTATTGACGGTACTATAAATTTTAAGGGCGACGTTATTAGTAACCCATGTACTGTTAGTGCAGCATCCAAAAATCTGGATGTTCAACTGGGTAAAATTGGTACTACAGCGTTTCCAACATCTGGATCTTTATCTGCTGCTCAAAAATTCACCTTGGTATTAACAGGTTGCCCTTCAACAGTGACCAGTGCCAAAGTGCGTTTTGATGGTACGCAAGTGGCGGGTGATAATACCGTATTAGCCGTTGCTACTGGTACAGGTAAAGCGACTGGCGTCGGTATTAAAATTTATGACAAAGATGATAACCCGATTAGTTTGTATCAAGATTCAGCGGCCTATACTTTAAAGACTACTGCTAATAACCTTGATTTCAAGGCACGTTATGTCTCTCTCTCTAGTACCGTCACCGCTGGTGCAGCAGAAGGTGCAGCCCAATTTACAATTATATATCAATAA
- a CDS encoding acyl carrier protein: MIDYNEVYNKVCAMLCEAKDLEMESISPDMPLSQLKLDSLDYVELMLLANKEFSVTIETDVFADQPDLTLRELCEFISEKGE, from the coding sequence ATGATTGATTACAATGAAGTTTATAACAAAGTTTGCGCCATGCTGTGTGAAGCAAAAGACCTCGAAATGGAGTCCATTTCTCCAGACATGCCCCTTTCACAGCTCAAGTTAGACAGTTTGGATTATGTTGAACTGATGCTTCTGGCCAACAAAGAGTTCAGCGTTACGATAGAAACGGACGTTTTCGCTGACCAACCTGATCTCACTCTACGTGAGCTTTGCGAATTCATTAGTGAGAAGGGTGAATAG